Proteins from a genomic interval of Melospiza georgiana isolate bMelGeo1 chromosome 20, bMelGeo1.pri, whole genome shotgun sequence:
- the UBAC1 gene encoding ubiquitin-associated domain-containing protein 1, producing MFVQEEKIFAGKVLRLHVCTMEGAEWLEEVPEDTTVEKLKERCLKHCLPGSLEDPKTVTHHKLIHATSEKVLTDTKTVLEENIQDRDVLLLVKKRAPTLLPKMSDVVAEEKRKQEQKAPDKDAILKATANLPARSADRSVTHHNMRDFQTELRKILVSLIEVAQKLLALNPDAVELFKKANAMLDEDEEDRVDEIALRQLTEMGFPESRAVKALRLNHMSVTQAMEWLIEHADDPSVDAPLPGAAPAEAPAEAPAEGAASSAEAAAGPSSEEGGEEAKDELTEIFKKIRRKREFRPDPRAVIALMEMGFDEKEVVDALRVNNNQQNAACEWLLGDRKPSPEDLDKGIDTNSPLFQAILENPVVQLGLTNPKTLLAFEDMLENPLNSTQWMNDPETGPVMLQISRIFQTLNRT from the exons ATGTTCGTGCAGGAGGAGAAGATCTTTGCGGGGAAGGTGCTGAGGCTCCATGTGTGCACCATGGAGGGCGCCGAGTGGCTGGAGGAGGTGCCCGAGGACACCACGGTGGAGAAGCTCAAGGAGCGGTGCCTGAAGCAC TGCCTTCCTGGGAGCCTGGAGGATCCCAAAACTGTGACACATCACAAGCTGATCCATGCTACTTCTGAGAAGGTGCTGACAGACACAAAAACAGTGTTGGAGGAGAACATTCAGGACAGAG ATGTTTTGCTGCTGGTCAAGAAGCGCGCGCCAACGCTGCTCCCCAAGATGTCAGATGTGGTTGCAGAGGAGAAA aggaagcaggagcagaaggCTCCTGACAAGGATGCCATCCTCAAAGCCACTGCCAACCTGCCCGCCCGCAGCGCGGACCGCAGCGTGACCCACCACAACATGAGGGAT TTCCAGACAGAACTCCGGAAGATTTTAGTGTCTCTCATAGAAGTTGCACAGAAACTGCTAGCACTGAACCCAGATGCAGTTGAACTATTTAAGAAGGCAAATG ccatgctggatgaggatgaggaggacaGGGTGGACGAGATCGCGCTGCGCCAGCTCACCGAGATGGGAttcccagagagcagagctgtcaaAGCCCTCAGGCTGAACCA CATGTCTGTGACCCAGGCCATGGAGTGGTTGATAGAACACGCTGATGACCCTTCTGTGGATGCTCCTctgccaggtgctgctcctgcagaagcCCCTGCAGAAGCCCCAGCTGAAggtgctgcctcctctgctgaggcagctgcagggcccagctctgAGGAGGGCGGGGAGGAGGCCAAGGATGAGCTGACTGAAATCTTCAAGAAGATCcgcaggaaaagagaatttcGTCCAGACCCACGG GCTGTCATTGCCCTGATGGAGATGGGATTTGATGAAAAGGAAGTGGTGGATGCACTCAGAGTGAACAACAACCAGCAAAATGCAGCT TGTGAGTGGCTGCTGGGAGACAGAAAACCTTCTCCAGAGGACTTAGATAAGGGCATTGACACCAACAGCCCTCTCTTCCAAGCCATCTTAGAAAACCCAGTGGTACAATTAGGGCTCACCAACCCTAAAACTCTACTAG CCTTCGAGGATATGCTTGAAAACCCCTTGAACAGCACTCAGTGGATGAACGATCCCGAGACGGGGCCGGTGATGTTACAGATCTCCCGAATCTTCCAGACACTGAACCGCACGTAG